In Streptomyces sp. NBC_00414, a single window of DNA contains:
- the bldG gene encoding anti-sigma factor antagonist BldG, whose protein sequence is MDLSLSTRTVGDRTVVEVGGEIDVYTAPKLREQLVELVNDGSFHLVVDMEGVDFLDSTGLGVLVGGLKRVRAHEGSLRLVCNQERILKIFRITGLTKVFPIHTSVEEAVAATD, encoded by the coding sequence GTGGACCTGTCCCTGTCGACCCGTACCGTCGGCGATCGTACGGTCGTCGAGGTCGGTGGCGAAATCGATGTATATACCGCGCCCAAGTTGCGCGAACAGCTGGTCGAGCTGGTGAACGACGGCAGTTTCCACCTTGTCGTCGACATGGAGGGCGTGGACTTCCTCGACTCGACCGGTCTCGGCGTGCTGGTGGGTGGCCTGAAGCGGGTGCGTGCCCATGAGGGTTCGCTCCGGCTGGTCTGCAACCAGGAGCGCATTCTGAAGATCTTCCGCATCACCGGTCTCACCAAGGTGTTCCCGATCCACACCTCGGTCGAAGAAGCGGTGGCGGCCACCGACTGA
- a CDS encoding ATP-binding protein gives MATVELRFSALPEHVRTARLVAAAVARRAGVDEAVLDEVRLAVGEACTRAVGLHQSAGISAPVRVSLIEEEKQFSIEVGDEAPHTVPGDKSSGAHGGADGADVETEEDEMGLAVISGLVDDVEVTAGENGGLIRMSWPTTPPATLVS, from the coding sequence ATGGCCACCGTTGAACTCCGCTTCAGCGCGCTGCCCGAGCACGTCAGGACCGCCCGACTGGTGGCGGCAGCGGTGGCGCGCAGGGCCGGAGTGGACGAGGCCGTCCTCGACGAGGTCAGGCTCGCCGTCGGCGAAGCCTGCACCCGGGCCGTCGGCCTGCATCAGAGTGCCGGAATCTCGGCTCCTGTGCGGGTCTCGCTGATCGAGGAGGAGAAGCAGTTCTCCATCGAGGTCGGTGATGAGGCGCCGCACACGGTTCCCGGTGACAAGTCATCGGGTGCCCATGGCGGAGCCGACGGCGCGGACGTCGAGACCGAAGAGGACGAGATGGGCCTCGCGGTCATCAGCGGCCTCGTCGACGACGTGGAAGTGACCGCCGGTGAGAACGGCGGATTGATCAGGATGAGCTGGCCCACCACGCCGCCGGCCACGCTCGTTTCCTGA
- a CDS encoding sodium-translocating pyrophosphatase, translated as MAGLSTPHQFDQPTTLAAAVLTDDNRLIVVVIAVVALAALAVAGVLVRQVLAAGEGTDSMKEIAVAIQEGANAYLGRQMRTLGVFAVVVFFLLMLLPADDWNQRAGRSVFFLIGAAFSATTGYIGMWLAVRSNVRVAAAAREATPAEGEPEKDLTAVSHKAMKIAFRTGGVVGMFTVGLGLLGASCVVLVYAADAPKVLEGFGLGAALIAMFMRVGGGIFTKAADVGADLVGKVEQGIPEDDPRNAATIADNVGDNVGDCAGMAADLFESYAVTLVAALILGKAAFGDSGLAFPLIVPAIGVVTAMIGIFAVAPRRADRSGMSAINRGFFISAVISLVLVAVAVFVYLPSSYADLDGVTDEAILGKSGDPRILALLAVAIGIVLAALIQQLTGYFTETTRRPVKDIGKTSLTGPATVVLAGISLGLESAVYTALLIGLGVYGAFLLGGTSIMLALFAVALAGTGLLTTVGVIVAMDTFGPVSDNAQGIAEMSGDVEGAGAQVLTDLDAVGNTTKAITKGIAIATAVLAAAALFGSYRDAILTAANDVGQKVSGPGAPMNLMMDISQPNNLVGLIAGAAVVFLFSGLAINAVSRSAGAVVYEVRRQFRERPGIMDYSEKPEYGRVVDICTKDALRELTTPGLLAVLTPIAIGFTLGVGALGAFLAGAIGTGTLMAVFLANSGGAWDNAKKLVEDGHHGGKGSEAHAATVIGDTIGDPFKDTAGPAINPLLKVMNLVALLIAPAVVKFSYGEDKSVGMRVLIAALSFLVIVGAVYVSKRRGIAVGDEGNSERVAKSADPAVVS; from the coding sequence ATGGCGGGGCTTTCTACCCCTCATCAGTTTGACCAGCCCACTACCCTCGCAGCCGCAGTACTGACAGACGACAACCGCCTCATCGTGGTGGTGATCGCGGTCGTCGCCCTTGCGGCGCTTGCCGTCGCCGGGGTCCTGGTCCGCCAGGTGCTCGCGGCGGGCGAGGGCACCGACAGCATGAAGGAGATCGCGGTCGCGATCCAGGAGGGTGCGAATGCCTACCTGGGGCGGCAGATGCGTACCCTCGGGGTATTCGCCGTCGTGGTGTTCTTCCTGCTCATGCTGCTGCCCGCGGACGACTGGAATCAGCGTGCCGGCCGATCGGTCTTCTTCTTGATCGGTGCGGCGTTCTCGGCGACCACCGGATATATCGGCATGTGGCTCGCCGTACGCAGCAATGTTCGCGTGGCCGCCGCGGCACGGGAAGCGACCCCGGCGGAGGGTGAGCCCGAAAAGGATCTCACCGCCGTCTCGCACAAAGCCATGAAGATCGCTTTCCGCACGGGCGGCGTCGTCGGCATGTTCACGGTGGGGCTCGGTCTGCTCGGCGCCTCCTGTGTGGTGCTGGTGTACGCGGCCGACGCGCCGAAGGTCCTGGAGGGCTTCGGTCTCGGAGCCGCGCTGATCGCCATGTTCATGCGTGTCGGCGGCGGCATCTTCACCAAGGCGGCCGACGTCGGCGCCGACCTGGTCGGCAAGGTCGAGCAGGGCATCCCGGAGGACGATCCGCGCAACGCCGCGACCATCGCGGACAACGTGGGCGACAACGTCGGCGACTGCGCCGGTATGGCCGCCGACCTCTTCGAGTCGTACGCCGTCACGCTCGTCGCCGCGCTGATCCTCGGCAAGGCGGCGTTCGGCGACTCCGGGCTCGCCTTCCCGCTGATCGTGCCCGCGATCGGTGTGGTCACGGCGATGATCGGCATCTTCGCGGTCGCTCCGCGCCGTGCGGACCGCAGCGGGATGAGCGCCATCAACCGTGGCTTCTTCATCTCCGCGGTGATCTCGCTGGTGCTGGTGGCCGTGGCCGTCTTCGTCTACCTGCCCTCCTCGTACGCGGACCTGGACGGCGTCACGGACGAGGCCATCCTCGGCAAGTCGGGCGACCCGCGGATCCTCGCGCTCCTCGCGGTCGCCATCGGCATCGTGCTGGCCGCGCTGATCCAGCAACTGACCGGCTACTTCACCGAGACGACCCGTCGCCCGGTGAAGGACATCGGCAAGACCTCGCTCACCGGCCCGGCCACCGTCGTCCTCGCCGGTATCTCGCTCGGTCTCGAATCGGCCGTCTACACCGCTCTGTTGATCGGCCTCGGCGTCTACGGGGCCTTCCTGCTCGGCGGTACGTCGATCATGCTGGCCCTGTTCGCGGTGGCCCTCGCCGGAACGGGTCTGCTCACCACGGTCGGCGTCATCGTCGCCATGGACACCTTCGGGCCGGTCTCCGACAACGCGCAGGGCATCGCCGAGATGTCGGGCGACGTCGAGGGCGCGGGTGCGCAGGTGCTCACCGACCTGGACGCCGTCGGCAACACGACCAAGGCCATCACGAAGGGGATCGCCATCGCCACCGCGGTACTGGCGGCGGCGGCGCTCTTCGGCTCGTACCGGGATGCCATCCTCACGGCCGCGAACGACGTGGGGCAGAAGGTCTCGGGTCCGGGCGCTCCGATGAACCTGATGATGGACATCTCGCAGCCCAACAACCTCGTCGGGCTCATCGCGGGCGCCGCGGTCGTCTTCCTCTTCTCGGGGCTGGCGATCAACGCGGTGTCCCGGTCGGCCGGGGCCGTGGTCTACGAGGTGCGGCGGCAGTTCCGCGAGCGCCCCGGGATCATGGACTACAGCGAGAAGCCCGAGTACGGGCGCGTCGTCGACATCTGTACGAAGGACGCGCTGCGCGAGCTGACCACGCCCGGTCTGCTCGCCGTACTGACGCCGATCGCGATCGGGTTCACACTCGGGGTCGGCGCGCTCGGCGCGTTCCTCGCGGGCGCCATCGGCACCGGCACGCTGATGGCGGTCTTCCTCGCCAACTCCGGTGGCGCGTGGGACAACGCCAAGAAACTCGTCGAGGACGGCCACCACGGCGGCAAGGGCAGCGAGGCCCATGCCGCGACGGTGATCGGCGACACGATCGGCGACCCCTTCAAGGACACCGCAGGACCCGCGATCAACCCTCTCCTGAAGGTGATGAACCTGGTGGCGCTGCTCATCGCGCCGGCGGTCGTCAAATTCAGCTACGGCGAGGACAAGAGCGTGGGCATGCGGGTCCTCATCGCGGCGCTCTCGTTCCTCGTGATCGTGGGCGCGGTGTACGTGTCCAAGCGGCGCGGCATCGCCGTGGGCGACGAAGGCAACTCCGAGCGGGTGGCCAAGTCGGCGGATCCGGCGGTGGTTTCGTAG
- a CDS encoding small secreted protein, whose protein sequence is MEGTNPVNKKLAAALSGGAVLVLALSGCSSSDDNGDKLNDWAKQVCDAVKPQAKKISAANTSIQQQTSDNSTPADVQKTDAQAFQDMSDAYKAIGAAVNKAGAPDVEGGEKKKTDAVKELNTISASYGDLKKQVDDLDTKDQAKFADGLKGIATQLDKLSQSGNDALAKLEEGDVGKAMAKQESCKSASPSAAATKS, encoded by the coding sequence ATGGAAGGGACCAATCCGGTGAACAAGAAGCTCGCGGCCGCGCTGTCCGGCGGTGCGGTACTGGTACTGGCGCTGTCGGGATGCAGCAGTAGTGACGACAACGGCGACAAGCTGAACGACTGGGCCAAGCAGGTCTGTGACGCGGTGAAGCCGCAGGCCAAGAAGATCTCGGCCGCCAACACCTCCATCCAGCAGCAGACCTCGGACAACAGCACCCCGGCGGACGTCCAGAAGACCGACGCCCAGGCCTTCCAGGACATGTCCGACGCCTACAAGGCGATCGGTGCTGCCGTGAACAAGGCGGGTGCGCCGGACGTGGAGGGCGGCGAGAAGAAGAAGACGGACGCCGTCAAGGAGCTCAACACCATCTCCGCGTCGTACGGCGACCTCAAGAAGCAGGTCGACGACCTCGACACGAAGGACCAGGCGAAGTTCGCCGACGGTCTGAAGGGGATCGCCACCCAGCTGGACAAGCTGAGTCAGAGCGGCAACGACGCCCTCGCGAAGCTGGAGGAGGGCGACGTGGGCAAGGCGATGGCCAAGCAGGAGAGCTGCAAGAGCGCGTCCCCGTCGGCTGCGGCGACGAAGAGCTGA
- a CDS encoding DUF7059 domain-containing protein, producing MSNTSLAPLPSSDRTDVTARLRDALLGASFSADGLLDLLGAPAYAALARSETVPALRATRGDSPLEALVRLFLLQQPVPHARVADVLPVEDCLEGGWLTRVGGDEVAAVVDVRPYGGPGGEDWFIVSDLGCAVGGAGGIGSQDEGVVLGVGGASTTLAGITVRTPVAAALDLGTGSGIQALHAAQHATRVSATDLNPRALHITALTLALSGAPAADLREGSLFEPVGDETFDLIVSNPPFVISPGARLTYRDGGMGGDDLCRTLVQQAGDHLNDGGYAQFLANWQHVEGEDWQDRLRSWVPRGCDAWIVQREVQDVTQYAELWLRDAGDHHGDPVEYQARYDAWLDEFEARKVKAVGFGWITLRRTTAELPSVVLEEWPHSVEQPLGDTVRAHFERVDYLRAHDDAALLEAHFRLVGEIVQEQVGLPGAEDPEHVVLRQHRGMRRATKVDTVGAGFAGVCDGTLSAGRILDAIAQLVGEDPVLLRDRTPAQIRLLVEQGFIEPAPH from the coding sequence GTGAGTAACACCAGCCTGGCACCGCTGCCCTCGTCCGACCGTACCGACGTCACCGCACGGCTGCGGGACGCCCTCCTGGGCGCCTCCTTCAGCGCCGACGGGCTGCTCGACCTGCTCGGAGCCCCCGCGTACGCGGCGCTGGCACGCAGCGAGACCGTGCCCGCGCTCCGGGCCACCCGGGGCGACTCCCCGCTGGAAGCACTCGTACGACTGTTCCTGCTGCAGCAGCCCGTGCCGCACGCGCGCGTGGCGGACGTCCTGCCGGTGGAGGACTGCCTGGAGGGCGGCTGGCTGACCCGCGTCGGCGGGGACGAGGTCGCGGCGGTCGTCGACGTACGGCCGTACGGCGGACCGGGCGGCGAGGACTGGTTCATCGTCTCGGACCTGGGCTGCGCGGTCGGCGGGGCCGGCGGCATCGGCAGCCAGGACGAAGGTGTCGTACTCGGCGTGGGCGGCGCGTCCACCACCCTCGCGGGCATCACCGTGCGCACCCCCGTCGCCGCCGCGCTCGACCTCGGCACCGGCTCGGGGATCCAGGCGCTGCACGCCGCACAGCACGCCACGCGCGTGAGCGCGACCGACCTCAACCCCCGCGCGCTGCACATCACCGCGCTCACCCTCGCCCTGTCCGGGGCTCCGGCGGCCGACCTGCGCGAGGGCTCCCTGTTCGAACCGGTGGGCGACGAGACGTTCGACCTCATCGTCTCGAACCCGCCCTTCGTGATCTCCCCCGGCGCCCGGCTCACCTACCGCGACGGCGGGATGGGCGGCGACGATCTGTGCCGCACGCTCGTCCAGCAGGCGGGCGACCACCTGAACGACGGGGGATACGCGCAGTTCCTGGCCAACTGGCAGCACGTCGAGGGCGAGGACTGGCAGGACCGGCTGCGCTCCTGGGTGCCGCGCGGCTGCGACGCGTGGATCGTGCAGCGCGAGGTGCAGGACGTCACGCAGTACGCCGAGCTGTGGCTGCGTGACGCGGGCGACCACCACGGCGACCCCGTGGAGTACCAGGCGCGGTACGACGCCTGGCTGGACGAGTTCGAGGCGCGGAAGGTGAAGGCCGTCGGCTTCGGCTGGATCACGCTGCGCAGGACGACGGCGGAGCTGCCCTCGGTCGTCCTGGAGGAGTGGCCGCACTCCGTCGAGCAGCCGCTCGGCGACACCGTGCGCGCGCATTTCGAGCGGGTCGACTATCTGCGGGCGCACGACGACGCGGCCCTGCTGGAGGCGCACTTCAGGCTGGTCGGCGAGATCGTGCAGGAGCAGGTGGGACTGCCCGGCGCCGAGGACCCGGAGCACGTCGTGCTGCGCCAGCACCGCGGAATGCGGCGGGCCACGAAGGTGGACACCGTCGGCGCGGGTTTCGCGGGCGTCTGCGACGGCACGCTGAGCGCGGGGCGCATCCTGGACGCCATCGCCCAACTGGTCGGAGAGGACCCGGTGCTGCTGCGCGACCGGACGCCCGCCCAGATCCGGCTGCTGGTCGAGCAGGGCTTCATCGAGCCCGCGCCCCACTGA
- a CDS encoding serine/threonine-protein kinase: MSGDTPGRGEGRLISGRYRLLRTLGAGGMGRVWLAYDEELACEVSVKEINLDVPMDSGESAGEAAERVEPQAQERIARARSEARNAARLRGHPHVATVHDVLMHEGLPWIVMEFVPDAVDLQTVIRRSGPLTPGQTARIGLGVLDALTAGHRIGILHRDVKPANILLAPDASGDPFARVLLTDYGIALQPESREPRLTATAGILGTPGYLSPERARGEPPTPAADMFSLGATLYATVEGRGPFDRHGEYATLTALLSEEPTPPERAGELAPVLHGLLVKDPVRRFSPEAVSRGLERVLRSPAGGVFGPPPGVVPGGGAAAAGGGPEWSTPTPGSAPAAGQGAPWGGSGGRAPASTPGSGPPGPLAETPGGSSPPGNPPQLPPAHTPRSRNTPQTPHTPGGPSPQGPPGGGQDPWQGPGAQAPYRAWNPYAGESSSPYGNSGYPQPPQPYGGVGPVSPHAGGGSPPYGSGPTAVTDADGGRGDRRRVLSTAAVLTVVAALVLVVGGAALAVVTFGGDDKKGAKTGGTTPPSSDDTGPALPYGKKVGLTKPLKTGDCVRTVWSATPFKSVPNLGVVDCAKDWPDGQVVAVDTAADYADARAAGARRCERQGEEIAEALPDAELYTVTPTERGFEAAEARTACLVLGRHAAIGGAVGRFREDGAQLSAGQMGIGDCWIVELEKDTYKASLADCAELHSDQVIGVVPAPANMNYQKGIDNANKLCSNRFESTWAPDTERVVYGWIADKYSWNQGFTKAVCTVSRADGTQTSGKISEPGAV, from the coding sequence ATGTCGGGGGACACGCCGGGTCGGGGTGAAGGCAGGCTGATCAGCGGGCGGTACCGGCTGCTGCGCACGCTGGGTGCGGGCGGCATGGGCCGGGTCTGGCTCGCGTACGACGAGGAGTTGGCCTGCGAGGTCTCCGTGAAGGAGATCAACCTGGATGTGCCGATGGACTCGGGCGAGTCCGCGGGCGAGGCTGCCGAAAGGGTGGAGCCGCAGGCCCAGGAGCGTATCGCCCGGGCCCGCAGCGAGGCACGGAACGCGGCACGGCTGCGCGGCCACCCGCATGTGGCCACCGTGCACGACGTGTTGATGCACGAGGGGCTGCCCTGGATCGTCATGGAGTTCGTGCCGGACGCGGTCGACCTCCAGACGGTGATCCGGCGGTCGGGGCCGCTGACGCCCGGGCAGACCGCCCGGATCGGGCTCGGCGTGCTCGACGCGCTCACCGCCGGGCACCGGATCGGGATCCTCCACCGGGACGTGAAACCCGCCAACATCCTTCTGGCCCCGGACGCTTCGGGCGACCCCTTCGCGCGCGTGCTGCTCACCGACTACGGCATCGCGCTCCAGCCCGAGTCCCGTGAGCCCCGGCTCACCGCCACCGCCGGCATCCTCGGCACGCCCGGCTATCTCTCGCCGGAGCGCGCCCGGGGCGAGCCGCCCACTCCCGCCGCCGACATGTTCTCGCTCGGCGCCACGCTGTACGCGACGGTCGAGGGGCGCGGCCCGTTCGACCGGCACGGGGAGTACGCGACCCTGACGGCCCTGCTGAGCGAGGAGCCCACCCCACCGGAGCGAGCGGGTGAGCTGGCGCCGGTGCTGCACGGACTGCTGGTGAAGGACCCGGTGCGCAGGTTCTCGCCGGAGGCGGTGTCGCGCGGGCTGGAGCGGGTGCTGCGGAGCCCGGCGGGCGGGGTGTTCGGGCCGCCGCCCGGGGTGGTTCCGGGCGGCGGGGCCGCGGCAGCCGGTGGCGGGCCCGAGTGGTCGACACCGACTCCCGGGTCCGCGCCCGCCGCGGGGCAGGGGGCTCCATGGGGAGGCAGCGGGGGCCGGGCTCCCGCCTCCACGCCGGGCTCCGGGCCGCCCGGCCCACTCGCCGAGACTCCCGGCGGTTCGTCCCCGCCCGGGAACCCGCCGCAGTTGCCGCCCGCGCACACCCCGCGGAGCCGCAACACTCCGCAGACACCGCACACCCCGGGCGGTCCCTCTCCGCAGGGTCCGCCGGGCGGCGGCCAGGACCCCTGGCAGGGGCCCGGCGCGCAGGCTCCGTACCGGGCTTGGAATCCGTACGCGGGCGAGTCCTCCTCGCCGTACGGGAACAGCGGATATCCCCAGCCGCCGCAGCCCTACGGGGGCGTCGGTCCGGTCTCGCCCCACGCCGGCGGCGGATCCCCGCCCTACGGGAGCGGTCCGACGGCGGTCACCGATGCCGACGGCGGCCGGGGCGACAGGCGACGCGTCCTGTCCACCGCCGCGGTCCTCACGGTCGTCGCGGCGTTGGTGCTGGTGGTCGGCGGCGCAGCGCTGGCGGTCGTCACGTTCGGCGGTGACGACAAGAAGGGGGCGAAGACCGGCGGCACGACACCGCCCTCGTCGGACGACACGGGGCCGGCCCTCCCGTACGGCAAGAAGGTGGGACTCACCAAGCCGTTGAAGACCGGGGACTGTGTGCGGACCGTCTGGTCCGCGACGCCGTTCAAGTCGGTGCCGAACCTCGGCGTCGTGGACTGCGCGAAGGACTGGCCGGACGGCCAGGTGGTGGCGGTGGACACGGCGGCCGACTACGCCGACGCCCGCGCCGCGGGGGCGAGGCGCTGCGAGCGGCAGGGCGAGGAGATCGCCGAGGCGCTGCCCGACGCGGAGCTCTACACCGTGACGCCGACGGAGCGCGGCTTCGAGGCGGCCGAGGCCCGTACGGCATGTCTCGTACTCGGACGGCATGCCGCCATCGGTGGCGCGGTGGGCCGTTTCCGGGAGGACGGGGCGCAGCTGTCGGCCGGTCAGATGGGCATCGGTGACTGCTGGATCGTCGAGTTGGAGAAGGACACCTACAAGGCTTCGCTGGCCGATTGCGCCGAGCTGCACAGCGACCAGGTGATAGGCGTCGTCCCGGCCCCGGCGAACATGAACTACCAGAAGGGCATCGACAACGCGAACAAGCTCTGCAGCAACAGGTTCGAGTCGACCTGGGCGCCCGACACCGAGCGTGTCGTCTACGGCTGGATAGCCGACAAGTACTCCTGGAACCAGGGATTCACCAAGGCGGTGTGCACGGTGAGCCGCGCCGACGGCACGCAGACGAGCGGAAAGATATCGGAGCCCGGCGCGGTGTGA
- the topA gene encoding type I DNA topoisomerase produces the protein MSPTSETAHGGRRLVIVESPAKAKTIKGYLGPGYVVEASVGHIRDLPNGAAEVPEKYTGEVRRLGVDVDNDFQPIYVVNADKKAQVKKLKDLLKDSDELFLATDEDREGEAIAWHLLEVLKPKVPVHRMVFHEITKDAIRSAVANPRELNQRMVDAQETRRILDRLYGYEVSPVLWKKVMPRLSAGRVQSVATRLVVERERERIAFRSAEYWDLTGTFGTGRAGDRSDPSNLVARLTAVDGKRVAQGRDFDSLGQIKGANTLHLDEANARALATALENTDFSVRSVESKPYRRSPYAPFRTTTLQQEASRKLGFGAKSTMQVAQKLYENGFITYMRTDSTTLSDTAITAARAQVTQLYGASYLPDKPRVYAGKVKNAQEAHEAIRPSGDRFRTPAETGLTGDQFRLYELIWKRTVASQMKDAVGNSVTVKIAGRASDGRDAEFSASGKTITFHGFLKAYVEGADDPNAELDDRERRLPQVEEGDPLSVEEISVDGHATKPPARYTEASLVKELEEREIGRPSTYASIIGTILDRGYVFKKGTALVPSFLSFAVVNLLEKHFGRLVDYDFTAKMEDDLDRIARGEARSVPWLRRFYFGEGEATGAAEAGNGDGDHLGGLKELVTDLGAIDAREVSSFAVHDSDIMLRVGRYGPYVERGEKDSENHQRADVPEDLAPDELTVDLAEELLAKPSGDFELGADPESGHQIIARDGRYGPYVTEVLPEGTPKTGKNAVKPRTASLFKSMSLDTVTLADALKLMSLPRVVGKDAEGVEITAQNGRYGPYLKKGTDSRSLTAEDQLFTITLDEALAIYAQPKQRGRAAAKPPLKELGADPVSGQPVVVKDGRFGAYVTDGETNATLRSDDSVEEITPERGFELLAEKRAKGPAKKTAKKAAKKAPAKKAPAKKTAAKKTAATKTAAKKTTTAKKTTAKKATAAKAASED, from the coding sequence TTGTCCCCGACCAGCGAGACCGCACACGGCGGCCGCCGACTCGTCATCGTCGAGTCGCCTGCCAAGGCGAAGACGATCAAGGGCTATCTCGGCCCTGGATACGTCGTCGAAGCGAGTGTCGGGCACATCCGCGACCTCCCCAACGGTGCCGCGGAGGTGCCCGAGAAGTACACCGGCGAGGTACGTCGGCTCGGCGTGGACGTCGACAACGACTTCCAGCCGATCTACGTGGTCAACGCTGACAAGAAGGCCCAGGTCAAGAAGCTCAAGGACCTGCTGAAGGATTCCGACGAGCTCTTCCTCGCAACCGATGAGGACCGCGAGGGCGAGGCCATCGCGTGGCACCTCCTTGAGGTCCTGAAGCCCAAGGTCCCCGTCCACCGGATGGTCTTCCACGAGATCACCAAGGACGCGATCCGCAGCGCCGTCGCCAACCCGCGCGAGCTCAACCAGCGCATGGTCGACGCCCAGGAGACCCGCCGCATCCTCGACCGCCTCTACGGCTACGAGGTCTCGCCGGTCCTGTGGAAGAAGGTCATGCCGCGGCTGTCGGCGGGCCGCGTCCAGTCCGTGGCGACCCGCCTCGTCGTCGAGCGGGAGCGCGAGCGCATCGCCTTCCGCTCCGCCGAGTACTGGGACCTCACGGGCACCTTCGGCACCGGCCGCGCCGGCGACCGCAGCGACCCGTCGAACCTGGTGGCCCGGCTGACCGCGGTCGACGGCAAGCGCGTCGCCCAGGGCCGTGACTTCGACTCGCTCGGCCAGATCAAGGGCGCGAACACGCTCCACCTGGACGAGGCCAACGCCCGCGCGCTGGCCACCGCCCTGGAGAACACGGACTTCTCCGTCCGGTCCGTCGAGTCGAAGCCGTACCGACGCTCGCCGTACGCGCCGTTCCGTACGACCACGCTCCAGCAGGAGGCGAGCCGCAAGCTCGGCTTCGGCGCGAAGTCCACGATGCAGGTGGCGCAGAAGCTGTACGAGAACGGCTTCATCACCTACATGCGTACGGACTCCACGACGCTCTCGGACACCGCGATCACCGCGGCCCGGGCCCAGGTCACGCAGCTGTACGGGGCGAGCTACCTGCCGGACAAGCCGCGTGTGTACGCCGGGAAGGTCAAGAACGCGCAGGAGGCGCACGAGGCGATCCGCCCCTCGGGCGACCGCTTCCGCACCCCCGCCGAGACGGGTCTGACCGGCGACCAGTTCCGGCTGTACGAGCTGATCTGGAAGCGGACCGTCGCCTCCCAGATGAAGGACGCGGTCGGGAACTCCGTCACCGTGAAGATCGCGGGCAGGGCCTCCGACGGCCGGGACGCCGAGTTCAGCGCGTCCGGCAAGACGATCACCTTCCACGGCTTCCTGAAGGCGTACGTCGAGGGCGCGGACGACCCGAACGCCGAGCTGGACGACCGCGAGCGCCGCCTCCCGCAGGTGGAGGAGGGCGACCCGCTGTCCGTCGAGGAGATCTCGGTCGACGGTCACGCGACCAAGCCCCCGGCCCGTTACACCGAGGCCAGCCTGGTCAAGGAGCTCGAAGAGCGGGAGATCGGCCGCCCGTCGACGTACGCGTCGATCATCGGCACGATCCTCGACCGCGGCTACGTGTTCAAGAAGGGGACGGCCCTCGTGCCCTCCTTCCTGTCCTTCGCCGTGGTCAACCTCCTGGAGAAGCACTTCGGGCGGCTCGTCGACTACGACTTCACGGCCAAGATGGAGGACGACCTCGACCGCATCGCGCGGGGCGAGGCCCGGTCCGTGCCGTGGCTCAGGCGCTTCTACTTCGGCGAGGGCGAGGCGACCGGCGCCGCGGAGGCAGGCAACGGCGACGGGGACCACCTCGGCGGCCTGAAGGAACTCGTCACCGACCTCGGTGCCATCGACGCCCGCGAGGTGTCGTCGTTCGCCGTGCACGACAGCGACATCATGCTGCGCGTCGGCCGCTACGGCCCGTACGTCGAGCGCGGCGAGAAGGACTCCGAGAACCATCAGCGCGCCGACGTGCCCGAGGACCTGGCGCCCGACGAGCTGACCGTCGACCTCGCCGAGGAACTGCTCGCCAAGCCGAGCGGCGACTTCGAGCTGGGCGCCGACCCGGAGTCGGGCCACCAGATCATCGCCCGTGACGGCCGCTACGGCCCGTACGTGACCGAGGTGCTCCCCGAGGGCACCCCGAAGACCGGCAAGAACGCCGTGAAGCCGCGTACGGCCTCGCTCTTCAAGTCGATGTCCCTGGACACGGTGACGCTCGCGGACGCCCTCAAGCTGATGTCGCTGCCGCGCGTCGTCGGCAAGGACGCCGAGGGCGTGGAGATCACCGCGCAGAACGGCCGCTACGGCCCGTATCTGAAGAAGGGCACCGACTCGCGCTCCCTGACAGCTGAGGACCAGCTCTTCACGATCACCCTCGACGAGGCCCTCGCGATCTACGCGCAGCCCAAGCAGCGCGGGCGCGCGGCCGCCAAGCCGCCGCTGAAGGAACTCGGCGCCGACCCCGTCAGCGGCCAGCCGGTCGTCGTCAAGGACGGACGCTTCGGCGCGTACGTCACCGACGGCGAGACCAACGCGACCCTGCGGTCCGACGACAGCGTCGAGGAGATCACTCCGGAGCGCGGTTTCGAACTGCTCGCGGAGAAGCGGGCGAAGGGGCCGGCGAAGAAGACGGCCAAGAAGGCCGCGAAGAAGGCACCCGCCAAGAAGGCGCCGGCGAAGAAAACGGCGGCAAAGAAGACAGCCGCTACGAAAACGGCGGCAAAGAAGACCACCACCGCGAAGAAGACGACCGCGAAGAAGGCGACCGCGGCCAAGGCGGCCTCCGAGGACTGA